A genomic window from Acidimicrobiales bacterium includes:
- a CDS encoding glycosyltransferase family 4 protein, with protein sequence MSVLALTNMYPPHHLGGYELSCWDVLQRWRGAGHRTSVLTTTMRVPGVQQPDDADVDRSLQFYWDDHRLVTPPPWRRWGMERSNQAALAAALDRVRPDVVSVWNVGAMSLGLLTTVAERRIPMVLVICDDWPVYAPDMDAWSRMFRGRPRLARVVRRMGGPAPGPPDLDAVGPACFVSEFTRERARAWTRWRFPCSDVVYSGIDLADFPLAVATDGAVPGSGPWAWRLLYVGRLDPRKGIETLLRAMPLLPQEATLSVVGRGPEDYAGRLRELAAELGISSRVRFSSGDRAQLRRFYEEADVFVFPSEWDEPFGLVPVEAMACAVPVVATGTGGSAEFLSHEGNCVVYEAGDAGSLAAAATRLALDGDLRLRLVEGGLRTATELSVDRLAEVLEAWHRAAVDDFRDGRPPSRPVPSG encoded by the coding sequence ATGTCCGTCCTGGCGCTCACCAACATGTATCCCCCTCATCACCTGGGTGGATACGAGCTGTCCTGCTGGGACGTCCTCCAGCGCTGGCGCGGCGCGGGACATCGGACATCCGTGCTCACCACCACCATGAGAGTTCCCGGGGTGCAGCAGCCCGATGACGCCGACGTCGACCGGTCGCTGCAGTTCTACTGGGACGATCACCGCCTGGTCACGCCGCCGCCCTGGAGGCGGTGGGGGATGGAGCGGTCGAACCAGGCGGCGCTGGCCGCGGCGCTCGATCGGGTCCGTCCCGACGTCGTCTCGGTGTGGAACGTGGGGGCGATGTCGCTCGGGCTGCTGACGACGGTGGCCGAGCGTCGCATCCCGATGGTCCTGGTCATATGTGACGACTGGCCGGTCTACGCCCCCGACATGGACGCGTGGAGCCGCATGTTCCGCGGCCGCCCGCGCCTGGCCCGGGTGGTGCGGAGGATGGGTGGACCGGCACCGGGCCCGCCGGATCTCGACGCGGTCGGCCCGGCCTGCTTCGTCAGCGAGTTCACCCGGGAACGGGCCCGGGCCTGGACCCGGTGGCGCTTCCCCTGCTCCGACGTCGTCTACAGCGGCATCGACCTGGCCGATTTTCCCCTCGCGGTGGCGACCGACGGGGCCGTGCCCGGGTCCGGGCCGTGGGCCTGGCGCCTGCTCTACGTGGGGCGGCTCGATCCGCGCAAGGGGATCGAGACCCTCCTGCGCGCCATGCCCCTGCTGCCCCAGGAGGCCACCCTCTCCGTCGTCGGCCGGGGACCCGAGGACTACGCCGGCCGGCTCCGGGAGCTGGCGGCCGAGCTGGGGATCTCCTCCCGTGTCCGCTTCAGCTCCGGGGACCGGGCCCAGCTGCGCCGCTTCTACGAAGAGGCGGATGTGTTCGTCTTCCCCAGCGAGTGGGACGAGCCCTTCGGGCTGGTGCCCGTCGAGGCCATGGCGTGCGCCGTGCCGGTCGTGGCCACCGGGACCGGGGGTTCGGCGGAGTTCCTGTCCCACGAGGGCAACTGCGTGGTGTACGAGGCCGGTGACGCCGGGTCCCTGGCGGCGGCGGCGACGCGTCTGGCGCTCGACGGGGACCTCCGACTCCGCCTGGTCGAGGGTGGCCTCCGGACCGCCACCGAGCTCAGCGTCGATCGGCTGGCCGAGGTGCTCGAGGCCTGGCACCGGGCGGCGGTGGACGATTTCCGGGACGGCAGGCCGCCTTCCCGCCCCGTTCCCTCCGGCTGA